The sequence below is a genomic window from Blastocatellia bacterium.
GATGAGGCTGGTCTTGCCGGAGCCGGGCGAGCTGACCATGTTGAGGGCCAGGACGCCATGCTCGGCCAGCCGCGCTCGATTTTGCCCGGCAATCTCATCGTTCTTTTCCAGAATCTTTCGCTCGATGGTGATCACGGACATCCCTCTTCTTCCACCTCCAGTTCTATCACATCCAGCTCGTTGCCGGAAATGAGTTCGACATTAGGGCTGTCGCAGTTCGGACAGATGAAGGCGTACTGCTCGACCTCAAAGTCGCAGCGACAGTCGGTGCAGCGGCTCACGATGGGGACGTGCTCGATTTGGAGTTCGGCCCCCTGTGCAGCGGTTCCTTCGCTTGCCACCCCGAAGCAAAAGCGCAACGATTCCGGGATCACACCGGCCAGCTCGCCGATCCTCAAGCGCACGACTTTCACCCGCGCCCTGCCATTCGCGGGCGCATACCGCGCGATCACCTCCAGAAGACTCCTCGCGATGGACATCTCATGCATGATGGCTCTACTTGTCCTCTTCTCGGATGATGTAGGCAGGCAGTTTCCCGTAACTCATCAGGAAGACCATGACGATTGATCCGAGGATGACGATCGAGATGACCACCCACTCGCTCAGGCTCAGCCGTTGTCCCGTTACCTGACGGACAAAGGTTGAGTAGGTGAGCCATCCCCACACGGGCAGCATGATCACGGTGACCATCCAGGCGATCCATTTCGGCAAGTAGACCTTCTTTTCTTTGACCATGATTCATTTCCTCTTTGGCTGCGTTGGACGACCGGGCATGTTTCTCTTGCGCCTCAAGAATACCATCAACGAGGCTCAACTAACAGCTCCCGAGGGATCGCCGACAGCAAGCGGGCGATCTCTGCCGCAGCCCGCGGGATGGCTCGCGCCACCGGGTCGGACAGTCCAGGCTCGACGCTCTCCGGCACGCGCCCGATCTGACAGACAATCACGCGAACGTCAATGCCGACAGCTTTCAATTCTTTCGCCAGATTCGATGATGGAACCTGGTGAAGTGAGAAGTCATCGCTTTTCTCCACTGGCAGGTCGTCGAGCGATAGCTCGAAGATTTCTCCAGGCGTTCGTCCCTTGTCCACCGCGTCAATGAGAATGATCTGCCGGGGTCGTTCCGAGCTGAGGCAGAGCGTGAAAAGGAGCTTGCGCGCGCTCGTGCCGACGTCCATCGCGTAAACATCGTCAGGGAGCCGATAGTGCTTTTGAAGATACTCCACCGCCTCACAGCCGAACCCGTCGTCGCCAAAGAGCCGATTGCCACAGCCAAGCACCAGCACCGGCTTGGCGCAAAAGTCAGGCAGATAGTCCTCGCCGTTCATCTTCAATTCGTAATTTGCCTTTCGCCACCGGATGAAAGGTTCCAACAGATGACATCATGGTTAACATCCGCTGGCACTTTTCATCCGTTGGCAACGGGTCAAGCTTCAGTTCGCCAGCGAATCAACTAAGCGACCCTGACTGTCGTAGATGTCAATCTTGACCGCGAGCGTGCCGTCGAATTTATGCGTCGCGCAGGAAAGGCATGGATCGTAGGCGCGGATGGCCATCTCCACGCGATTGAGGATGCCCTGGTCGTACTTCCCCTCCTTGATGAGCGACTTCGCCGCTTGCTTGACCGACATATTGATCGGCGCATTGTTGTGCGTCGTGCCGACGATCAAATTGACGTTGGTGAGCATGCCGTTCTCATCGGTCGTGTAATCGTGGATCAACGACCCGCGAGGGGCTTCAACGCAGCCAACGCCACGCGCCGCGCGCGGTTCGACTTTCTTTCGGGTTTCAACGCTGGTGATCTCCGGATCATCGAGCAAGCGAATGGCGTTTTCGGCGTTGTAGAGCAGCTCGATCAACCGCGCCCAGTGATAGAGCAGCGTCAGTTGCGCTGGACGACCGAAGTTCTTGCGGAACTCTTCGAGTTCAGCTTGAGCGAGCGGCGTGTCAATGTAGTCGCACACGTTGATGCGCGCCAACGTGTTG
It includes:
- the hypA gene encoding hydrogenase maturation nickel metallochaperone HypA, whose amino-acid sequence is MSIARSLLEVIARYAPANGRARVKVVRLRIGELAGVIPESLRFCFGVASEGTAAQGAELQIEHVPIVSRCTDCRCDFEVEQYAFICPNCDSPNVELISGNELDVIELEVEEEGCP
- a CDS encoding hydrogenase maturation protease, with amino-acid sequence MEPFIRWRKANYELKMNGEDYLPDFCAKPVLVLGCGNRLFGDDGFGCEAVEYLQKHYRLPDDVYAMDVGTSARKLLFTLCLSSERPRQIILIDAVDKGRTPGEIFELSLDDLPVEKSDDFSLHQVPSSNLAKELKAVGIDVRVIVCQIGRVPESVEPGLSDPVARAIPRAAAEIARLLSAIPRELLVEPR